The nucleotide sequence ttgttggCTTGAGCATCTATTTGATCggattggtttaattttttaaaaaagtttaatCTATTTAATTTCAATAACAGAATTGACTGGATATTCACCCACCCCTACTCCAAACAAACATAGAATCATGCATGGAGGAAAAGGAAAGAGGCAATTTGAAATGGGTACATGAGAATGGGGCAGAATTTGTTGAAGCCCTTCAGTATGGCACTCACCCCTTTCTCATGTACCCATCTCATCAATGCAATCTCAGCTttcatcaattaataaaaaaatgatttttattgaggataaaagttattttggaagttaaaataaaaataaaaacaaaaacacctCTGGTATGTATAAGAACCAAAGCCCGATTAACTAAAAttagagaaatagagaaagatgCTAAGGAAAAAGTCTTGGATAGAAGGATTTACCCAATTAATAAGCAAGCTCTCGTAAAATTCAAAgttcaaaagtttaaaaatataagtgttagaaaaatgaaatcagGCCAAAAGAAATCTCGAGACACCCCCTCTGCCAAAAGGTCCTCGGTAGCCTTTCCCCAAAGATGACCAATTAATACTCGAGGAGTTCCTTTTAAATATTGAAGTGTTTGTGCGAAAAATATCTTGTGctctctaattaatttatttcttatataattGTGAGAGCTTGAAGATGAatctctaaataaataaattatattattatatttgaacaatAACAACATCTAAccaatatttaaaattacaaatattacaTCAACACTTttataaatatgatatatatttctatcaattttattgttaaaaagctttttttttttaatcaatggACAAGCACATATAAGAACAATAAAAGAGTTTTTTTGGCCCCCGTGACATAGCTGGGTGGCAAATGAGGGAGTTGTAAAGTCAAGCTAAAGATTGTCAGTGTAGGATCGATTTCTAGGGGAACCAATTAATTTACATCTTTTTAAGAGTAATCATTGGTAAGTGTTAATGGACGCagcttcaaaaaataaaaaataaaaaaatcttggtCACTCAAGCACATTTTTGATTTATCTCTCTCGTGATGATCTTGTGGCGGGTTCAGCGGGGGCGCTAGTGATAGCgtgtaatctaaaaaaaaaaataaaaaaaaaaataaaagagttttTCAGATAATTAGCCaaataataaattgatttttagaaaaatatttagcTAACTAGCTAGTACCCGAGGAATACTCTTTCCCCAATCAGCTGCAATGTTCTCGAGGATCGCACTGCCCATCACTGCAAGAGATCTTCATGCAGCTCCACTGGCCCCCCAGTGGAGACCATACTCACACGAATTCCCCTCTCCTTGCAGAACTGCCTAAGCTTCGGCTGCTGGCATGCCGGAGTCATTTCGACCTGCAGCAGGCAGCAGCTAGCATATGAACAACATAAAACTCGTCGTCGGATCAAGAACAGACAAAATATTGCAGAGAGACCCGATTGACTGCAGGCTGGATGGTGGCATTCTGAAGAAGCTTGGAGAGCTTCAGGCAGCCAAAGTTGGCTGACACCCACAGACTTGGTGGAGATTCCCACCCCGCCGGACAATGAACCAGGTAAAGAGTCCACATATTCCAGCCCCAGCCTCTTGCATCCAGCCCACCCACAAAAGAAAATGCATGCCATTTTCCTGGAAAATTAGgatattttgatgagaaaaTATATGTATAGGGAAAATTAGGTTTACTGCAGTGCGTTGTTAAAGGCGGGGAGGACGAGGTCGTGGTGGGCATCGGTGCCCCAGAGCTTGGAACAGGGGCGGAGCTAGGATTTTTTACCCGAGGGGCTTCAAAAATTTGAATGGTGGGGGGAGCTGGGCTGGGGGACTTGGGCTTGCGCTGGGCTTGGGGggtttctaataaaaaaatattatctttagtGTTTAAGAtctactttttttaaaaaattgggtGGGCTGAAAAGcgcccccacccccccccccccccgcctcTGCCCCTGCTTGGAAGTGATGACGAGCCGGTCGCGGCCCTTGAAGAGGCTGTGGTCTCGCGCCGTGCATGCCCACCACGACCGCGAGGGGCTCTTCGGTGCGGTAGAAGGCGGCGGTACCCGGCCTCGATGCCGGCGAGGAAGGTGGAGGTGAGGTGGTCCGGCCGTGGGAGGGGATCGGCCGCCGTGCCCATTTGGATGAGCGGCATCTTGTGGCCGGAGTTGAGTTTCACTTCTGGGACATGCATTGTCTCTCGTGGATTATGGGTATTGGGCGAGAAGGGCCTAGCTTGCTGCTCCTtctaatttgtatatatatatcaatccaTATATTAATACCAAAAATATGAGGGTGAAGgcataaaaatacttttttattttatcaaaaaaattgtgtcacttcaaatttttaaaatattacattagACATATTTACTCTAGAAAAGTAGAactattaaatacattttaatttgttattaaatagttaattttgtaattaaaaataaaagctaATATTAcatttagttttagaaaataattttcttttggtaaaatataaggatattttgatacattcactaattttttttattattttcttatttttctattaatttttttgtactaGAATGTTAGAACTAACTGCGCTATTTTTGTTTGGTCGAGCTATTTGATTTCTATCGCCATGCATGAGTATTTTTATACCTTCATAATAAgggttttgtatttttataccTTCATAATAAGGGTCTTCCTGGCTAGTGCGtgttcttatttattttgttaaaatgtttaatagttacattttttaaaaatagaagtgTACATGCTGAAAATTTAAAGTACCACAccacatttttaataaaatatagagatatttttattacttcACCCAAAATACTATTCAAGAACTTAATTGTGACCCTTTTAATAGTAGCATTCCTGTATTAAGAACAATTAAGAATCAATAGCCGGCCCATAAGAAAATACTTGGGCCTAGTTGCAGCTGGAAAGCCCAATGTATATATGGGCCTCAAGGTTGGGCCACTCCAACCCAACATTCGATTCTCAACTAATAGTTAATGGATAATGTCAATTATTATCTAAAATATAaggattaaataataataaactaaaatttatttttaatatttaaataattttagcaatatacatttattattacttaactTTTACTTTTAATAAATTAGATTAATTAAGGGCAACCATTAGGTCCATTATTCAATAGTTTATTAGTACATACATATTTAGGTGGCGCCGGCCGATATGGAAGCGGCGAATCCATCTTGTAAACTTCGTAGTTTAATCTAAATATTACTTGCAATTAAACAAAGTAATCTAATTAAACACAGATTCCGAAGCCGATCGGATTGCTGTTTAGAGCCGAAAGACATTGCTCCGGCTGACACTTACAAAATTGTTTCTTCCTGGTCCAGTCAAAGCTGTAAATTGACATTACCGAGGGACATACAGAGAAAGATCGATCGGAGACCtgatcttttatatatatatatatatatatatatatatatcaacgaAGAGTTAGAATGAAGAACAAACAGCCTGAGGAAGGGTTTCAAGAGAAGAGATCAGTGAAACATACCACGTCTGCACCGACAAGAGGCTGATTCGCAACGGCTGGTCTTCCTGAATTCGACTTCTATGCCGACAAGGTACGTCCTCCTCTTCATCAACTTAATTCGTATCTCTCCTTTACCCTCCAATTAATGATTTCAGTCGATTGATACCAAATGAGGTAACCATTGTATAGGGCAGTTATTTGTTCATTTA is from Diospyros lotus cultivar Yz01 chromosome 2, ASM1463336v1, whole genome shotgun sequence and encodes:
- the LOC127794057 gene encoding methylecgonone reductase-like, giving the protein MHVPEVKLNSGHKMPLIQMGTAADPLPRPDHLTSTFLAGIEAGYRRLLPHRRAPRGRGGHLRPCSKLWGTDAHHDLVLPAFNNALQGWGWNMWTLYLVHCPAGWESPPSLWVSANFGCLKLSKLLQNATIQPAVNRVEMTPACQQPKLRQFCKERGIRVSMVSTGGPVELHEDLLQ